Within the Burkholderia ubonensis genome, the region GGTACTCGGTCGCAACCGTGAAGCCGCCCTCAGTGCTCGTCGTGGTCGACATGGCGTTCCGGATGTCCGGCGTCTGGCGCGCAAGCATGCGTGCGCGGTCTTCATCGGCCATGTTGGAGATGCCGCCCGCCATGAAGGCACGCAGTGCGCGCGATTCATCGCCATGCGCGCCCGGCGTGCGCGTCGCTGCGTTCAGCGCTGCAGCGTGCTGTGCAGCGGGGTCATCAGCTGCGAGCTGCACGCGGCGATTCTCGCGCGCGATGTCGGTGTCGATCGCCTCGATTTCGGCCAGGATCGCATCCATGCGCTCGGCGTCGGCCGCCGGCATGCGCTGGTCGGCCGGGTACTTGTTGTTCAGCTCGTTCGCTTCCTTCGCCTTCTGGTTGCGCAACTCGCGCAGCTGTTGCAGCTTCATGTGACTCTCTCCGTTCAGGGTTGACCGCTCGCGCAGGTCGTAGGGACGAAAAAAAACCGCCCGAGGGCGGCTGATCTCAGTTGCGCGAGGCGCGTCACTGATGGTTGATGCAGTTCAGCATGCGGAGGCGCTGTTGCTGACGATGTCGATGCTCGGCGGTGATTGCGTCGATGCTCTCGGGCTGCTGCCGTGCTTCCGGCTTCGGCGCGTTCGCGTACGCGCTCAGATCCCAGGACGCCTGAACCTTCTCGGCGCTTTCGGCAATTCGATCGGCCAGGCCGATTTCGACGGCCTCTTCGGCCGTGAACCACGTTTCGGCTTGCATCAGCGTCTTCATGTCGTCAGCGCTCTTGCCCGAGCGCTTCGCATACTGACTGGCGATGACGCCGTCCGTCTTGTCCAGCAGCGCCGCCACGGCCGTCATATCGGCCGAGTTGCCGATGGCGATCGTCCATCCGCAGTGAATCATGTACATCGCGCCGTCCGACATCTCGACCTCGTCGGCGGCCGATGCGATGATGGTTGCCGCGCTCGCGGCGTAACCGTCGATGTGCGCGATCACCTTGGCGCCGGTGTCGCGGATTGCCGCACAGATCGCCTGCGCCGCGAACACGTCACCGCCCGGCGAGTTGATCCGCAAATGGATCGTGCCGCCGTTGATCGCGCGGATCTGCGGAACGAGCGACTGCGCCGAGACGCCACCCCACCATTCCGCCGTATCGTCATCGGGCACGATGGCGTCATAGATATAGATGGTCACGTCATCGCCCTGCACCGCGAACGCGCGCGGGCGTCCCTGCCGACGATTCTTCGCCAACAGTTGAATCAGCTTGCTCATGATGCTCCTTCGTCAGGTTGACCGCCCGGCTTCGGCGCCGTCTCGGTCGCCGGTGCGGGTTCAGCCACGTTCGCCGTTTGGGCGACCCCGCTGTTGATCGTGTTGCCGCCCTCCACGGGAGGCAGAAGCTTGATGTGGCGGACCTCGTTTTGAGTCATCCAGCCGGGTTCGCCAGCGCGGCCGAGCGCGATTCGGAGCGCTTCGTTCTCACTCTTGA harbors:
- a CDS encoding head maturation protease, ClpP-related; translated protein: MSKLIQLLAKNRRQGRPRAFAVQGDDVTIYIYDAIVPDDDTAEWWGGVSAQSLVPQIRAINGGTIHLRINSPGGDVFAAQAICAAIRDTGAKVIAHIDGYAASAATIIASAADEVEMSDGAMYMIHCGWTIAIGNSADMTAVAALLDKTDGVIASQYAKRSGKSADDMKTLMQAETWFTAEEAVEIGLADRIAESAEKVQASWDLSAYANAPKPEARQQPESIDAITAEHRHRQQQRLRMLNCINHQ